In Anaerococcus prevotii DSM 20548, the genomic window CTTCTGTTGGAGTCTGTAGACTCAAATCCGCTACTAAATCCAGAAGAGTTTGATCGATTTTGTGTCCTATAGCTGAGATTATAGGAGTTTTGGCTAGAAAGCTAGCCTCTATTACTAATCTATCGTTAAAGGATGAGAGATCTTCACTAGATCCTCCACCTCTAGTAATAACAATTAAATCAAGATTTCTACCATCTAGTGTTTCAATTGCCTTTTTAACCATAAGCGGAGAAGACTCGCCTTGCACCTTTACAGGACATAGGTATATGTGCATATCATTTGGCTTTTGATTAATAACAGATAGAAAATCTACAATAGCCGCACTTTCGTTAGAAGTAATTAGCCCAATTTTTTGGGGAAATTTAGGTATTTCTTTTTTCTTTTCTAAATCAAAATAACCTTTTTTCCTAAAATCTTCCTTCATTTGAAGAAATTCTATATATTTCTGAGAAAGGCCTTTTTCCTTGATTTCGTTTACTGAAATGACAATCCTCGAGGAGTAGTTGTTAAAGATTACAGTTCCTTTAACTAGCACATCCTTGCCTATTTCCACAGAAAAATCTATATCCTTATCCTCATAATAATAAATTACACAATCTATAATATCCCTATCTTCTTTTAGAGAAAAATATAAATGGGAATTATTGATCCTAACGTTCGATAATTGCCCATTTATATAAAGATTTTGGAATATAGGATCGTGTTTTATATTGGATTTGAAATATTCGTTAAACTGCTTAACACTAAGTGCTTTTCTCATTTTCCATCTTTTCTAACGATTGACCCTAAGATAGAATTTACTAGCTTATAATCATCTTCATCTGAGTACTTCTTAGCTAGATTTACTGCTTCGTTGATTGAAACTGATACTGGTATATCCATAAAATACATCTCGTTAATGCTTAGGTATAAAATCGATCTTAGTACCTTGGATAGTCTCTTGCGTTTGCTGTCAAGATTAGAAGTAAGCTTTTCATCAATGCTAGAGAAATTATTTAGAAAAGATGATATAGACTTTCTTACAAAATCTTCATCGGTAAGGTCTAATTCTTCAAGAGCCTTATCTATATCTTCAATTTTACTAATACTGTCTTGGTAGATGAGTTTAAAAACCCACTCTCTTTGTTCAACCCTATTCATTATATTTCTAAATTACCGACATTGACATCGACTCTAGTTACAGAAATACCTGTCATATTCTCAACTATATTTTTAACATTTTCTTGTATTTTCTTAACTGTCTTTCTCACATTAATATTTCTATCAAAGTTAACATCTAGAGTGAAATGTAGGTTTTCCCCGTGTTTTTTTACTTTGCTTTTAGAATTTCTCTTGTGGAGTCTAAAAGACTTATCTTGATTGTCCTCACAGTATACACCATAGACATCACTTGCTGCTGCAACTGCTATTTGATCAAGGATTTCGTCTGCTATTTTGACTGATCCGTTTATGAAACTTCCTGACATTATTTACTCCTTATACTCTTGATAGGTAGTCTCCAGTTCTAGTATCAATTTTGATTACGTCACCTTCATTTACGAAAACTGGAACTTGTATAACTGCCCCTGTCTCAACTGTTGCTGGTTTTGTGACATTTGTAGCTGTATCACCTTTGATGGCTGGCTCTGTTTCTTCTACCTTAAGTTCAACAAAGTTTGGTGCTTCGATTTGAAATGGTTTACCTTCATAGAATTTAATTTGAACTGGTTCATTTTCTTTTACATAAATAATCGCATCTTTAACCGCTTCATATTCAATACCGATTTGTTCAAATGTTTCTGGGTCCATAAAGTAATAAAGTTGGCCATCATTGTATAAATATGACATTTCTTTAGTTGATATTACAGCTTGTTCGAACTTTTCATTTGGGTTAAAGGTTACATCCTTAGCCCCACCATTCATTACAGATCTAATCTTAGCACGAACGAAAGCTGCTCCCTTACCTGGTTTAACGTGTTGAAAATCAACTATTTGATAAACATCATTATCATATACAAAAGTTACGCCTTTTCTTAAATCATTTGCTGAAATCATATATCCTCCTACGCATGTTTCTTCTATTATTATACCATATGAACTTATATTTTTAAAACTATTAGTATTTTACTAGTGGCTATAATTTATTTATAAGCCTATTTAATGTATAATTAAGATGGTGATATTATGAAAAAACTTGCAATTATTTCTGAATTTAATCCATTTCACAATGGACACAAATATTTAATAAACAAGGCAAAGGAAATTACAAAAACAGACTTAGCTATTAGCTTAATGAGCGGTGATTTCGTTCAAAGAGGTGAAGCGAGTCTTATAGATAAGTATTCTAGAGCTGACGCTGCCTTAGATAATGGCTTCGACCTTGTTATAGAGATGCCTAACTTTATATCTCTGCAATCAGCGGAGTTTTTCTCCTACAAATCCATCGAACTTTTAAACAAATTAAAGATAGACTATCTTGCTTTTGGAATAGAGAATTTAGATAGTGAAGAATTTCTTGATATTTCAGCTAGGTTAATAAAAGATAATGATAGATTGGAAGAATTAACTAAATATTATATTGATAAAAAATATTCATTTACTGAAGCAAAGTACCTTGCTCTCAAAGACTTCCTAGGAAGAGAGGATTTTATAAGTTCTAACAATATCCTTGCCCTCGAGTATATGATATCAATTAGTAAAATCAACCCAAATATTATGGCAATTCCTATTAGAAGGCTTGGAGCAAATAACCAAGACCTAGATATAAAAGATGAAAAGTATGCCTCATCTACATCAATAAGAAGGAATCTTTCTGGAAATATAGAAAAACTTATGCCTTCCTCTTCCTATCAAAAATTAAAATCTTTTCAAAAAAATTATGGGCTAGCCAATAAGGAGAATCTTTTTGAGATTTTCAAATATAAATTTATGATTGAAGAAAGTCAAATGCAAGATTCCTTGTGCTATGAGGAGGGTCTAGATAATTATTTCAAGACCTTGTTAAAAGATTCGCCCACCTACGATGAATTTATTGAACTTGCTGTATCAAAGCGTAATACAATGGCGAGGATTAAGAGATTAATGTTAAACTATATACTAAATAATAAAAAATCTCTTAATGATCTTGATTATAATTTTGTTAAAGTTCTTGCTTTTAATGAGAAAGCTACAAAACTTTTTAGAGATATTAAAAAAGAATTGAAAATTGTTATAAGAAAGTCTGATATAGAAGCATTAGACCACGACGATCTTCTTGTGTACGAAAACATGCTAAGGGCAAGCAACCTCTACTCACTCCTAATAGATAGACAGTTTAATACAGACTTCACTAGAAAAATTTCTATTAAAAAAACCTATGAGGCCAATTAGCTTCATAGGTTAAGTTTTACTTATTTTCTAAAATTGTTCTTCTATTCTTTTCAAGTTGGTTAGCAAGTTGACTGAAGTTTTCAATAGAGCCTTGGAATAATCTATCAACATAAGCATAAGATTGTTGTCTAATCTTGTCAGCTTCTATGTTTGCCTCTTCGATTATTCTTTCCGCTTCGTTCCTAGCTTCTCTAGTTATTTCATTTTCTGAAACTAGTTGTCTAAATTTATTTCTAGCTTGCTCTTTTATATTGTTAATTTCATTTTCCGCTTCATTTAATCTACTATCTGCCTCACTCTTGGCCTCACTGATAATCCTATCTTTCTCATCAGTTACCCATTGAGCTTGCTTGATTTCTTCTGGTAGAGCATCCTTCATCTCATTTAATAATTCATAGATTTCATCTGGATCTACAGAAACTTTTCTAGAAAATGGTACAGATGAAGATTCATCCATCACATCTTCCATCTCATTAATCAAGTTAATTAATTTATTTTGTGCCATAACTTCCCCCTAATATTCAAACTTCACTTTAATTCTTTCTTCGACTTCTTTACTTACAAAAGAGGATACATCTCCCTTAAATGTTGCTACTTCCCTAACTCCACTTGAGCTTATAAAAGAATAGTTAGGATTGCTTAGAAGAAATATAGTCTCTAGACCGTCCATAAGCTTTGAATTAAACATAGCTATATTTTTCTCATACTCATAGTCAGTTACTTCTCTTAAGCCCCTTGCAACTATCTTGATGTCATTTTCTTTTGCAAAATTAACCAATAAGCCATCAAAAGATGATATACTTACATTTTCGATTCCATCTTTAATCATTTGCTCTTTAATGATTTCTTCTCTTTCTTCCAGAGAAAAGACAGATTTTTTATGTTCATTAATTAATACAGCTACGACAACTTCATCGAACATCTTGGAAAGTCTCTTGATTATATCAATATGCCCAAGAGTCAATGGGTCGAAGCTACCTGGATAAATAACTTTCATTTGCTTTGTATATGTTTACTTGTTTCCTTCCATAAGATTTTTCCTTAATAAGGGTTAATTCTCTCATATCAGAAAAATCTAATTCTTTATCAGATTCTGTTATTATTATACCTTCATTGGTTAATAATTCATATTCTAATATTAGCTTAACAGATTGCTTTACTAAATCGCCCTCATAGGGAGGGTCTAGAAATATGTAGTCAAAGCTAGACCCACAATCCCTATATTTTTTCAAAGCTTTTTTAAAATCCAGCCTATCTACACTTACATTAGAAGCCTTAACTTTCTCTATATTTTTATTTAGGATAGAAAAAGTAGAGGAGTTTCTTTCGTTAAATGTTACTTCACGAGCTCCTCTTGATAGAAACTCTATTCCCATCTGTCCAGTTCCAGAAAATAGGTCCAAGGCAGAGAAGTTATTCCTAAATGGATAGAGCATATCAAATATAGCTTCTTTTACTTTATTATCAGTAGGCCTAGACGTATTTGACTTTGGAGATTGTAAAATGAATCCCTTGTATTTTCCTGCTACTACTCTCATTAGTTTAAAATAATCCTTTTATTCTCTCTAAAATATTCTTCGACATATGTAAGGTCGATTCCTTCGTAGTTACCATCTTTGAGCTTCTCATATATCTTAAAACATTTTTCAATTTCATCTTTACTCATATTAAGAAAATCTACAGTCGAAAGATTTTTTCCATGTTGTAAATAAGATAAGATTTTGCCGCCACCTCTTTGTTCATAGTCTTTCTTAGCTATTTCGAATCCATCATTACTTTCTACTAAGACATTTAATTTATTTGATGGAGAGGGATTATCAGAAATTAGATAGCAGTATGATTCATACTCACCCCTACCTACTCTTCCCCTAAGCTGGTGGAGGGTTGAAAGACCGAAATTATTGGCATTATATATTATCATGGTATTAGCATTGGCCACATCTATTCCTACTTCAATAACTGTAGTTGCTAGTAATATATCAATTTTACCCTTATTGAAATCTCCTAAGATATCTTCCTTATCCTTAGCTTTCATCTTGCCATGAAGGATAGCTAT contains:
- the nusB gene encoding transcription antitermination factor NusB; protein product: MNRVEQREWVFKLIYQDSISKIEDIDKALEELDLTDEDFVRKSISSFLNNFSSIDEKLTSNLDSKRKRLSKVLRSILYLSINEMYFMDIPVSVSINEAVNLAKKYSDEDDYKLVNSILGSIVRKDGK
- the rsmD gene encoding 16S rRNA (guanine(966)-N(2))-methyltransferase RsmD — encoded protein: MRVVAGKYKGFILQSPKSNTSRPTDNKVKEAIFDMLYPFRNNFSALDLFSGTGQMGIEFLSRGAREVTFNERNSSTFSILNKNIEKVKASNVSVDRLDFKKALKKYRDCGSSFDYIFLDPPYEGDLVKQSVKLILEYELLTNEGIIITESDKELDFSDMRELTLIKEKSYGRKQVNIYKANESYLSR
- the coaD gene encoding pantetheine-phosphate adenylyltransferase gives rise to the protein MKVIYPGSFDPLTLGHIDIIKRLSKMFDEVVVAVLINEHKKSVFSLEEREEIIKEQMIKDGIENVSISSFDGLLVNFAKENDIKIVARGLREVTDYEYEKNIAMFNSKLMDGLETIFLLSNPNYSFISSSGVREVATFKGDVSSFVSKEVEERIKVKFEY
- the efp gene encoding elongation factor P, producing the protein MISANDLRKGVTFVYDNDVYQIVDFQHVKPGKGAAFVRAKIRSVMNGGAKDVTFNPNEKFEQAVISTKEMSYLYNDGQLYYFMDPETFEQIGIEYEAVKDAIIYVKENEPVQIKFYEGKPFQIEAPNFVELKVEETEPAIKGDTATNVTKPATVETGAVIQVPVFVNEGDVIKIDTRTGDYLSRV
- a CDS encoding tRNA(Met) cytidine acetate ligase; this encodes MKKLAIISEFNPFHNGHKYLINKAKEITKTDLAISLMSGDFVQRGEASLIDKYSRADAALDNGFDLVIEMPNFISLQSAEFFSYKSIELLNKLKIDYLAFGIENLDSEEFLDISARLIKDNDRLEELTKYYIDKKYSFTEAKYLALKDFLGREDFISSNNILALEYMISISKINPNIMAIPIRRLGANNQDLDIKDEKYASSTSIRRNLSGNIEKLMPSSSYQKLKSFQKNYGLANKENLFEIFKYKFMIEESQMQDSLCYEEGLDNYFKTLLKDSPTYDEFIELAVSKRNTMARIKRLMLNYILNNKKSLNDLDYNFVKVLAFNEKATKLFRDIKKELKIVIRKSDIEALDHDDLLVYENMLRASNLYSLLIDRQFNTDFTRKISIKKTYEAN
- a CDS encoding Asp23/Gls24 family envelope stress response protein: MSGSFINGSVKIADEILDQIAVAAASDVYGVYCEDNQDKSFRLHKRNSKSKVKKHGENLHFTLDVNFDRNINVRKTVKKIQENVKNIVENMTGISVTRVDVNVGNLEI
- the xseA gene encoding exodeoxyribonuclease VII large subunit, with protein sequence MRKALSVKQFNEYFKSNIKHDPIFQNLYINGQLSNVRINNSHLYFSLKEDRDIIDCVIYYYEDKDIDFSVEIGKDVLVKGTVIFNNYSSRIVISVNEIKEKGLSQKYIEFLQMKEDFRKKGYFDLEKKKEIPKFPQKIGLITSNESAAIVDFLSVINQKPNDMHIYLCPVKVQGESSPLMVKKAIETLDGRNLDLIVITRGGGSSEDLSSFNDRLVIEASFLAKTPIISAIGHKIDQTLLDLVADLSLQTPTEAGSYVIKNYSNISKEMKNTIDKMGEITLSRIRDYEYKLLKTRKKLERQSPLREIDKKINSLTYLKKDLDIKLKSNLSYNEQRLRLISSELKRFNDIIEIGKNNIHIKDNMGNIVFSKHSLKKSDIAFIEFSDGKVKVEVVD